Proteins encoded by one window of Cylindrospermum stagnale PCC 7417:
- a CDS encoding alpha/beta hydrolase, translating to MNSLFGNWASTLRKSLLLLALSILLPILGISNSVMAAERIYASYSPLEIAFPVSILENYAKTGAINDELSKYQQYLPAPQLQELRRVLLQPVKVSPAVVSQFLYTAQGEFLLRRLAKLIKTPWNQAESGLQTLRSALILATAEPGGLTLLNLLRKYPTSSIHLDLVHSLGIAAELENLISETSRAIALVIKQSNIEADTIPSANVSSLPDLQTEGQFTMDKYHLKFFDSTRDRLLFTDIYVPHVQSPAPVIVISHGLGLDSSNFRYLATHLASHGFTVVVPNHPGSDAKQLQLLLNGSASEVAAPEEFQDRPMDVKYILDQLEESSQSDSRFQNRLNLQQVGVFGQSFGGYTALALAGAEINFQQLKQDCQPESLQDTWNMSLLLQCRALELSAKQSGKELNLRDERVKAAIAVNPMTSSIFGKLGLSQIKTPVMLVGSSEDTVAPALYEQILPFSWFANAHKYLVILVGATHFSTIGNSNPESTQVALPAEMVGDATQARRYINVLSLPFFQSYVAGRLQSSSYLNAAYAKSISSKSLGLSIVQSLSTKELAAVLSDNINATNSARKKSPDIIVRFGFWILDIGVSLLQVTIFL from the coding sequence ATGAATAGTTTGTTTGGTAATTGGGCCAGCACCCTGAGAAAAAGTTTGCTATTGCTGGCTCTTTCAATACTGCTGCCAATATTAGGTATCAGTAATTCTGTCATGGCAGCAGAGCGAATATATGCATCTTATTCACCCCTAGAGATAGCCTTTCCGGTTAGTATTTTAGAAAACTACGCAAAAACAGGTGCCATTAATGACGAGTTGAGCAAATATCAACAGTATCTGCCAGCGCCACAACTCCAAGAATTGCGGCGGGTATTACTCCAGCCGGTAAAAGTTAGTCCAGCAGTGGTTTCGCAATTTCTCTACACAGCGCAAGGAGAATTTTTGCTGCGCCGGTTGGCAAAATTAATTAAAACCCCCTGGAATCAAGCAGAATCAGGACTTCAGACTTTGCGTTCAGCGTTGATTTTAGCCACTGCGGAACCGGGAGGCTTGACGCTATTGAATCTGTTGCGTAAGTATCCCACCAGCAGCATTCATCTTGATTTAGTCCATAGCCTGGGAATAGCTGCGGAACTGGAAAACCTGATTAGCGAAACCAGTCGTGCGATCGCATTAGTGATCAAACAGTCAAATATAGAAGCTGATACCATCCCGTCTGCAAATGTATCCTCATTGCCAGATTTACAGACAGAGGGACAGTTTACAATGGACAAATATCATCTGAAGTTTTTCGACTCAACGCGCGATCGCCTGTTGTTCACAGATATTTATGTTCCTCATGTCCAAAGTCCCGCACCTGTAATTGTCATTTCTCATGGTTTGGGTTTAGACAGCAGCAACTTTCGCTATTTAGCCACTCATCTAGCTTCCCACGGCTTTACTGTCGTTGTTCCCAATCATCCGGGTAGTGATGCTAAACAATTACAATTGCTGCTGAATGGTAGCGCTAGTGAAGTTGCAGCACCAGAGGAATTTCAAGACCGACCAATGGATGTAAAATACATCCTAGATCAACTTGAGGAGAGCAGCCAGTCTGATTCCCGGTTTCAAAATCGGTTAAATCTGCAACAAGTTGGCGTATTTGGTCAATCTTTTGGTGGTTACACCGCTTTAGCTCTAGCAGGAGCAGAAATTAACTTTCAGCAACTAAAGCAAGACTGTCAACCAGAGTCACTGCAAGATACCTGGAATATGTCTTTACTGCTGCAATGTCGCGCTTTAGAATTGAGCGCAAAGCAGTCTGGTAAAGAGCTTAACTTGCGGGATGAGAGAGTTAAAGCAGCGATCGCCGTTAATCCCATGACAAGCTCTATTTTTGGCAAACTTGGCTTAAGCCAAATTAAAACTCCCGTGATGCTTGTTGGTAGCAGTGAAGATACTGTAGCACCAGCTTTATACGAACAAATCCTTCCTTTCTCCTGGTTCGCTAATGCACACAAATATCTCGTCATCCTAGTTGGTGCAACCCACTTTTCCACCATTGGTAATAGTAACCCTGAGAGTACACAAGTAGCCTTACCTGCGGAGATGGTTGGCGATGCTACTCAAGCACGTCGTTACATCAATGTCTTGAGTCTGCCTTTTTTCCAAAGCTATGTGGCGGGAAGATTACAATCCAGTTCCTACCTTAACGCCGCCTACGCCAAAAGCATTTCTAGTAAATCTCTTGGTTTGAGCATCGTTCAGTCCCTAAGTACCAAAGAATTAGCAGCAGTGCTGAGTGATAATATTAACGCCACTAACTCCGCCAGGAAAAAATCCCCCGACATCATAGTTAGATTTGGATTTTGGATATTAGATATCGGTGTTTCCCTATTGCAAGTCACGATTTTTTTGTAA
- the truB gene encoding tRNA pseudouridine(55) synthase TruB — protein MQGFLNLNKPFDWTSHDCVARVRKLLRLKRVGHAGTLDPKATGVLPIALGKATRLLQYLPGEKAYKATIRLGVRTTTDDLEGEVITSVPCSGLNLADINTALGQFQGKIAQIPPSYSAIQVEGKRLYDLARKGEIVQAPTRTVEIFQISVLDWRDGDFPELDMAIACGAGTYIRAIARDLGIALQTGGTLAALIRTESSSFPLTNSLTLTDLEAHLSAGIFQPISPDAPLQHLKSVSLPATSAKKWCQGQNIPVTPEVEGIVRIYEEETRFLGIAQSQDGVLIPQMVFEPIS, from the coding sequence GTGCAAGGTTTTCTTAACTTAAACAAACCGTTCGACTGGACTTCCCATGACTGCGTAGCGCGGGTGCGAAAACTCCTGCGCCTCAAACGTGTAGGACACGCGGGAACCTTAGATCCAAAGGCTACCGGCGTGTTACCTATCGCTTTGGGGAAAGCCACAAGATTATTACAATATTTACCTGGTGAAAAAGCCTATAAAGCCACAATCCGCCTGGGTGTGCGTACCACCACCGATGATTTAGAAGGGGAAGTTATCACATCTGTTCCTTGTTCGGGGTTGAATTTAGCAGATATAAATACGGCACTTGGACAATTTCAGGGCAAAATCGCGCAAATTCCCCCAAGTTACAGTGCTATTCAAGTAGAAGGGAAACGCCTGTATGATTTGGCGCGGAAAGGCGAAATAGTTCAAGCCCCAACCCGGACAGTAGAAATATTCCAGATTTCGGTTCTAGACTGGCGCGACGGGGATTTCCCGGAATTGGATATGGCGATCGCTTGTGGCGCAGGGACATATATTCGGGCGATCGCACGCGACTTAGGTATAGCCTTACAAACAGGAGGCACCCTCGCCGCCTTAATCCGCACAGAAAGCTCCAGTTTCCCCTTGACAAACAGTCTCACCTTAACCGACTTAGAAGCACATCTGTCAGCAGGAATATTTCAACCCATCTCCCCAGATGCGCCCTTACAGCATCTTAAATCTGTGAGTTTACCAGCAACATCAGCCAAAAAATGGTGCCAAGGTCAAAACATTCCTGTAACTCCAGAAGTTGAGGGAATAGTGCGAATTTACGAAGAAGAAACCCGATTTTTAGGAATTGCACAATCACAAGACGGCGTATTAATTCCCCAAATGGTCTTTGAACCAATTTCTTAA
- a CDS encoding cytochrome P450 → MRNSKKHPQLRRPDGPKNPRLVQMLQWIADPIGYLETASKHYGDIFTAQVGWGVAPHVFVSNPQAIQQILTSESKQFSPYSELFINFMKPFLGEHSIMRVEGDRHRRQRQLLMPPFHGERMRAYGAQISSITERVMSRLDQSKPFKARNVMLNISLEVISQVVFGLQSGERSERLKQLLNAWLDAMSSPAFPIFLLLPFLQKDLGARSPWGYIQNRNKALSELLYAEIRERRQKYDPSDNDIMTLLLSAKDEAGVGMTDEELYDELLTLLLVGHETTATAITWALCWVHHQPEIRNKLFEELDTLGDSSDPMAISRLPYLTAVCFESLRIYPVLPLNLPHVVREPVELMGYQLEPGTKVVANIYLTHHRQDIYPEPERFKPERFLERQFSAYEYLPFGSGSRRCVGAALAQLEMKLVLATILSHYQLALSDSRPVRPQLQFGSFIVPQGGVKMVIEGERYRVAPKAGKSDVKTENLI, encoded by the coding sequence ATGCGGAACAGTAAAAAACATCCCCAGTTGAGAAGGCCAGATGGCCCTAAGAACCCCCGTTTGGTGCAGATGCTGCAGTGGATTGCTGACCCTATCGGTTATCTGGAAACTGCTTCTAAACACTACGGTGACATTTTCACCGCGCAGGTGGGTTGGGGTGTTGCTCCCCACGTGTTCGTTAGCAATCCCCAGGCGATTCAGCAGATTTTAACTAGCGAGTCAAAACAGTTTTCCCCCTATAGTGAGTTGTTCATCAACTTTATGAAACCGTTTTTAGGGGAACACTCGATAATGAGGGTGGAGGGCGATCGCCACCGACGTCAGCGCCAACTGTTGATGCCTCCCTTTCATGGAGAGCGGATGCGAGCCTACGGAGCGCAAATCAGTAGCATCACCGAGCGAGTAATGAGCCGATTGGATCAAAGCAAACCCTTCAAGGCTCGCAACGTGATGCTGAATATCTCCCTAGAGGTGATTTCTCAGGTTGTCTTCGGCTTGCAGTCGGGAGAGCGTAGCGAACGGCTCAAGCAACTACTCAATGCATGGTTGGATGCAATGAGTTCTCCGGCTTTTCCCATCTTCCTGCTTTTGCCCTTCCTGCAAAAGGATTTAGGCGCAAGAAGTCCTTGGGGATACATCCAGAACCGGAATAAAGCACTGAGCGAACTGCTCTACGCTGAAATTCGGGAACGCCGCCAGAAATACGACCCCTCTGACAACGACATTATGACGTTGCTGCTGTCGGCAAAGGACGAAGCAGGTGTTGGGATGACCGATGAGGAATTATACGATGAGTTGCTGACACTCTTATTAGTGGGACATGAAACGACAGCAACAGCAATAACTTGGGCGCTGTGCTGGGTTCACCACCAGCCAGAAATTCGCAACAAACTTTTTGAGGAACTCGATACTTTGGGTGACTCCTCTGACCCAATGGCCATTTCCCGACTACCATACCTGACTGCGGTCTGCTTTGAAAGCCTGCGGATTTACCCGGTTCTTCCCCTAAATTTGCCACACGTGGTGAGAGAGCCAGTTGAGCTGATGGGCTACCAGTTGGAGCCTGGTACGAAGGTTGTCGCAAATATTTATCTAACGCACCATCGCCAGGATATATATCCAGAACCAGAGCGGTTTAAGCCAGAACGCTTTTTAGAGCGACAATTTTCTGCCTACGAGTATTTGCCCTTTGGCAGCGGTAGTCGTCGCTGTGTTGGGGCGGCGCTAGCACAGTTGGAAATGAAGCTGGTATTAGCAACTATTCTGTCGCACTATCAACTGGCGCTGTCAGACAGCCGTCCCGTGCGACCGCAGTTACAATTCGGTTCGTTCATCGTACCTCAAGGTGGGGTGAAGATGGTGATTGAGGGTGAGCGCTATCGTGTCGCACCCAAAGCGGGAAAATCAGACGTTAAGACTGAAAACCTTATCTAA
- a CDS encoding RNA-guided endonuclease InsQ/TnpB family protein, which produces MKISYQYKIKPTKEQAEKINKTLEMLRCQYNYLLAQRFDWYEMNRSPIDRCPLICHLPELKEQPNYYNQKASLVQLKLDRPWYKDIHSQVLQEVPKKVELAFDRWLKGDINGKKSGRPRFKGQGQYKTFTYTQFKRHHFVNNKITLSKIGDIKVIVHRPIPVGFDIKTVSVTKKADGYYITLSLDDKSVPTVKPDFNPDNIVGIDVGLIDFYVASDDSRIKAPKYLRKAERLLKSLQRMVSRRKKGSNRRKKAIKKLGKQHKKVADTRKDFHFKTAKLLLDKYDVIAVEKLNIKGLVKTKLAKSINDAAWSQFVTILLNKAENAGLKVIAVNPNGTSLECSNCGHKVKKSLSQRMHNCPVCHASLCRDLNAAINIKNRGTHGLKAQSMSGLGVAEKPTLTQREVWEMSPIQ; this is translated from the coding sequence ATGAAAATCTCATACCAGTACAAAATTAAACCAACTAAAGAACAGGCGGAAAAAATCAATAAAACACTGGAAATGTTGCGTTGTCAATATAACTATTTGTTGGCTCAAAGATTTGACTGGTATGAGATGAATCGTAGTCCTATTGATAGATGTCCATTAATTTGTCATCTGCCCGAATTAAAAGAACAGCCTAACTATTACAATCAAAAAGCATCTCTAGTTCAACTCAAATTAGATAGACCTTGGTACAAAGATATTCACTCTCAGGTACTTCAAGAAGTTCCTAAGAAAGTTGAATTGGCTTTTGATAGATGGTTAAAAGGTGACATTAATGGCAAGAAATCAGGTAGACCTAGATTCAAGGGTCAAGGACAATACAAAACTTTTACTTATACCCAATTTAAAAGACATCATTTTGTTAACAACAAAATCACGCTATCAAAAATTGGAGATATCAAGGTAATTGTTCATCGCCCAATACCCGTTGGATTTGACATCAAAACTGTATCTGTCACCAAAAAAGCGGATGGTTACTACATCACTCTCAGCCTTGATGACAAATCAGTTCCTACAGTTAAGCCTGACTTTAATCCTGACAATATTGTTGGTATTGATGTTGGCTTAATTGATTTCTATGTAGCTTCTGATGATTCTAGAATCAAAGCACCTAAATATCTACGCAAAGCTGAACGCTTGCTTAAATCATTGCAGCGTATGGTATCAAGGCGTAAAAAAGGTTCTAACAGACGCAAAAAAGCTATTAAAAAATTGGGTAAACAGCATAAAAAAGTGGCTGATACTCGTAAAGACTTCCACTTTAAAACAGCTAAATTACTACTTGATAAGTATGATGTTATAGCTGTGGAAAAATTGAATATCAAAGGACTCGTTAAAACTAAATTGGCTAAAAGTATTAATGATGCTGCTTGGAGTCAGTTTGTAACCATACTTTTAAACAAAGCCGAGAATGCTGGTTTAAAAGTAATAGCTGTAAATCCAAACGGTACTAGCCTTGAATGCTCTAACTGCGGTCACAAGGTCAAAAAGTCGTTATCTCAAAGAATGCACAATTGTCCTGTATGTCATGCAAGCTTGTGTAGAGATTTAAATGCGGCTATAAATATAAAGAACCGTGGGACACACGGTCTTAAAGCTCAGTCAATGTCCGGATTAGGAGTCGCTGAGAAGCCCACACTTACCCAAAGGGAAGTGTGGGAGATGTCACCAATTCAATAA
- a CDS encoding terpene synthase family protein has product MNNLKFPKFYCPFPSAINQHCEAAGQHTLDWVRSFNLVTDESVYQSLLAANLHVQTARGYPNASLETLKIFNDFMFWGFFADDQFEKAGMSKQPEILEPEHARLVNILKGAEVTDIDTPVARAWRDIVQRLHQFPHATSEWMLRFTKNMEDVFQGVRWEALNNSQGITLDFATFTKIRNFTIWMYPCIDLILLEARISLPPEVIEHPIVKRLNLATSNVIAWSNDIFSFEKDTRAGNTHNLVIVLQHEYQIPLQEAFDRAAELHNAEVRIFIELSAQLPSFGAEIDTNLQRYLSGLRSWLRGNLDWTLESPRYMIAHP; this is encoded by the coding sequence GTGAATAACCTCAAATTCCCCAAATTTTATTGTCCCTTTCCTTCTGCCATTAATCAGCATTGCGAAGCTGCCGGCCAGCATACTCTCGATTGGGTGCGTTCCTTCAATCTTGTTACAGATGAATCAGTTTACCAAAGTTTGCTGGCGGCAAACCTTCACGTTCAGACTGCACGCGGCTACCCCAATGCCTCCCTTGAAACGCTAAAAATTTTTAATGATTTCATGTTCTGGGGTTTCTTCGCTGACGACCAATTTGAGAAGGCTGGAATGAGCAAGCAACCAGAAATATTGGAACCAGAGCACGCTCGGTTAGTCAATATTTTGAAGGGGGCGGAAGTCACGGACATCGATACGCCTGTAGCGCGAGCATGGCGAGATATTGTGCAAAGGCTACACCAGTTTCCCCATGCGACGTCAGAGTGGATGCTTCGTTTCACAAAGAATATGGAAGATGTTTTCCAAGGAGTGCGCTGGGAAGCTCTGAACAACTCGCAGGGGATTACGCTAGATTTTGCCACCTTTACAAAAATACGTAATTTCACGATTTGGATGTATCCTTGTATTGACTTAATACTGTTAGAGGCTCGGATCTCTCTCCCGCCTGAAGTCATCGAACACCCTATTGTGAAGCGCCTGAATCTGGCGACAAGTAATGTTATCGCCTGGTCAAATGATATTTTCTCTTTTGAAAAGGACACAAGAGCGGGGAATACTCACAATCTAGTCATTGTTCTACAGCACGAATACCAAATTCCTCTTCAAGAGGCGTTTGACCGCGCCGCCGAGCTTCACAATGCTGAGGTGCGAATCTTTATTGAGTTGTCGGCGCAACTGCCGTCTTTTGGAGCGGAAATAGATACCAATCTCCAACGCTACCTATCAGGTTTGCGCTCCTGGCTACGCGGCAATCTGGATTGGACTTTGGAATCACCGCGCTACATGATTGCACACCCCTAG
- a CDS encoding TonB-dependent receptor plug domain-containing protein: MNKCFFLFPVAVQSLLIAFPAIAADKLPEVISEIPSLSEIELPATNAELLTQQSEVQQENQPITEQETEPTPTDDADISTEVIGEKDTIPESTPTYVIEQEEIQKQGATSVADILKKMPGFAINDVGHGADIHTGTYYRGASINQSVFLINGRQINTNVNTYHGGTDLNSIPVEAIDRVELYSGTASSLYGSSAFGGVVNIITKEGYGKPKLTGSVEFGSLSLNNQQASYGGSSGAVKYNFSFERYFTDNRYRVPVGAANRDDQGFLSNADTGTSTYFGSIDINLNQKNSLTLDVTKLSSRRGLVYFGFPLQKDRLDHDNFNVGLSWKTRLGDGKNSNLTTSLGYNQDYFSTYGPTVVNNIEYNRTGVLDTQQITARVDHEWQLTPSNKLRWGLDLKNTDLNGDVLSSNPSRIANNETENRSVLNTALFAVNTWNVSDIFQVDLGLRQSFDGQFGNYFNPSAGLRYAFTPAVAVRGSWAGGQRNPGLDQLYVYDTVHGWEPNPDLKPETGSSWTAGVDVKLSDNLLGQFTYFGSSLDNRLGVINGKWANIGLVDTGGLEAALQLKIASGWSTFLNYTYTDAQIKTGTEKGLQLGQIPYSSLQSGIGYQNAGWQANLYVTYNSGARRSVFARTGDKNTDFVPSFVNLDLSGRIPLTSNLGLTIYLENLLDEQYERVNRIYSPGFTLRVGLSSSL; encoded by the coding sequence ATGAATAAGTGTTTTTTTTTGTTTCCAGTTGCTGTACAGAGTTTATTGATTGCCTTTCCTGCTATTGCTGCTGATAAATTACCCGAAGTAATTTCCGAGATTCCTAGTTTGAGTGAAATTGAGTTACCCGCTACTAATGCTGAATTACTAACTCAACAAAGTGAAGTTCAGCAAGAAAATCAGCCAATCACAGAGCAAGAAACTGAGCCAACTCCTACAGATGATGCAGACATTTCTACAGAAGTGATTGGGGAGAAAGACACTATCCCTGAGTCTACACCCACTTATGTGATTGAACAAGAAGAGATTCAAAAACAGGGTGCTACAAGCGTAGCTGATATTTTAAAGAAAATGCCAGGTTTTGCCATTAATGACGTCGGTCATGGTGCAGATATCCACACAGGTACATACTACCGGGGAGCCTCAATTAATCAATCTGTATTTCTGATTAATGGCAGACAAATAAATACTAATGTTAATACTTATCATGGTGGAACTGATTTAAATAGCATTCCTGTAGAGGCTATTGACAGAGTCGAATTATACAGCGGCACCGCCTCCAGCTTATATGGTTCATCAGCCTTTGGAGGAGTTGTTAATATCATCACCAAAGAGGGTTATGGTAAGCCTAAATTGACTGGAAGTGTAGAATTTGGCTCATTGAGTTTAAATAATCAACAGGCAAGCTATGGTGGTTCATCTGGCGCTGTCAAGTACAACTTCAGCTTTGAAAGGTATTTTACAGATAACCGTTACCGCGTTCCTGTAGGTGCAGCAAATCGTGATGATCAGGGATTTTTATCTAATGCAGACACAGGCACAAGCACCTATTTTGGTAGCATTGACATAAATTTGAATCAAAAAAATTCTTTAACCTTGGATGTTACTAAACTTAGTAGTCGTCGAGGCTTAGTTTATTTTGGTTTCCCACTCCAAAAAGACCGATTAGACCATGATAATTTTAACGTTGGCTTATCTTGGAAAACTCGGCTTGGCGATGGAAAAAACTCTAATCTCACAACTTCACTTGGTTATAACCAAGATTACTTTAGCACCTATGGGCCTACAGTTGTTAACAACATAGAATATAACCGTACTGGGGTTTTAGATACACAACAAATCACAGCTAGGGTAGATCATGAGTGGCAACTTACTCCTAGTAATAAATTGCGCTGGGGATTAGATTTGAAAAACACTGACTTAAACGGTGATGTGTTGAGTAGCAACCCCAGTAGAATTGCCAATAATGAAACTGAAAATCGGAGTGTATTGAATACAGCATTATTTGCTGTTAATACTTGGAATGTTAGCGATATTTTTCAGGTAGATTTAGGGCTAAGACAGAGCTTTGACGGGCAGTTTGGCAATTATTTCAACCCTAGTGCTGGGTTACGTTATGCCTTCACACCAGCAGTTGCTGTGCGAGGAAGTTGGGCTGGAGGACAGCGCAATCCTGGTTTAGATCAGTTATATGTTTATGATACGGTTCATGGTTGGGAACCAAACCCCGATTTAAAACCAGAAACTGGCTCATCTTGGACTGCGGGTGTGGATGTCAAGTTATCTGACAATTTACTGGGGCAATTTACTTACTTCGGGAGTAGTTTAGATAATCGATTGGGAGTGATAAATGGGAAATGGGCAAATATTGGGTTAGTAGATACAGGTGGTTTAGAGGCAGCATTACAATTAAAAATTGCTTCTGGCTGGTCAACTTTCCTCAACTATACTTATACAGATGCCCAAATCAAAACAGGAACGGAAAAAGGGTTACAATTAGGTCAGATTCCCTATTCTTCGCTTCAGAGTGGTATCGGTTATCAAAATGCTGGATGGCAGGCTAATTTGTATGTGACTTACAACAGTGGTGCTCGTCGGTCTGTCTTTGCGAGAACTGGTGACAAAAATACAGATTTTGTCCCGTCTTTTGTGAATTTAGATTTGAGTGGTCGGATTCCTCTAACTAGCAATTTGGGTTTGACTATTTATTTAGAAAATTTGCTAGATGAGCAATATGAGCGAGTTAATCGAATCTACAGTCCTGGGTTTACTCTCCGTGTGGGTTTAAGTTCAAGTCTCTAG
- the petJ gene encoding cytochrome c6 PetJ yields MKKIVSILLLGIAIFTIAFSSPALAADAASGAKVFSANCAQCHAGGRNLVNAAKSLKKADLEKYGLYSAEAIIAQVTKGKGAMPAFGARLKANQIEDVAAYVLAQADKDWKK; encoded by the coding sequence ATGAAAAAGATTGTTTCAATATTACTGTTAGGCATAGCTATCTTCACCATTGCCTTCAGTAGTCCAGCTTTGGCAGCAGACGCTGCTAGTGGAGCTAAAGTATTTAGCGCTAATTGTGCCCAGTGCCATGCAGGTGGTAGAAATTTAGTCAACGCGGCCAAAAGCCTAAAGAAGGCAGATTTAGAAAAGTACGGTTTGTACTCAGCAGAGGCAATAATTGCCCAAGTTACCAAGGGTAAGGGTGCTATGCCGGCTTTTGGAGCGCGTTTAAAAGCGAACCAGATTGAAGATGTAGCTGCCTACGTGTTGGCACAAGCAGACAAAGACTGGAAAAAGTAA
- a CDS encoding GNAT family N-acetyltransferase, translating into MTSRSDLILRFAQPSDYIVLFELIQQLAEYEKLSHAVTGNALELKEHLFGSRTYIEAILAESAGQAVGFALFFHNYSTFLTKPGIYLEDLFVLPEYRRQGIGKALLAKLAQVALERSCGRLEWSVLDWNLSAQAFYRSMGASILDDWRICRVPEEALTQLADKG; encoded by the coding sequence ATGACTTCGCGTAGCGATTTAATTTTACGTTTTGCTCAACCAAGCGATTACATTGTACTGTTTGAATTAATTCAGCAGCTAGCAGAGTACGAAAAATTATCTCATGCTGTCACGGGCAATGCTCTAGAACTCAAAGAGCATCTATTTGGCTCGCGAACATACATAGAGGCAATTTTAGCCGAATCTGCGGGGCAAGCTGTGGGTTTTGCCCTATTTTTTCATAATTATTCAACCTTTCTGACAAAGCCAGGCATTTATCTGGAAGATTTGTTTGTCTTACCAGAATATCGACGCCAAGGTATTGGTAAGGCTCTTTTGGCAAAATTAGCCCAGGTAGCTCTAGAGCGAAGTTGTGGACGGTTAGAGTGGAGTGTGTTGGATTGGAACCTATCAGCGCAAGCCTTCTACCGCAGTATGGGAGCATCTATTTTAGATGATTGGCGAATTTGTCGCGTCCCGGAAGAGGCGTTGACACAGTTAGCTGATAAAGGATGA
- a CDS encoding RpoD/SigA family RNA polymerase sigma factor: MYQTKQRSLKETMNIAELGTMEILENAADPEEPSLDSLDPVVYEDSPIVENLESDERDGDEMAAARPSGYNKTEHDDAVGAFFKEMARYPLLKPDEEVELARRVRFLEEIKDLQESLSTELGQPASKLQVANQLEMTEKQLESRLYQGRVAKRKMIRSNLRLVVSIAKRYLNRGVPFLDLIQEGAMGLNRATEKFDPDKGYKFSTYAYWWIRQAITRAIANDARTIRLPIHIVEKLNKLKKAQRELKQKLSRNPSEAEMAEALEITVQQLRQLQQLRRQALSLNHRVGKEEDTELMDLLEDEDNQSPEAKMNENMMRQEIWEVLGDVLTPREKDVISLRYGLTTSEPCTLEEVGNMFNLSRERVRQIQSKAMRKLRRPHIAKRLKGWLI, translated from the coding sequence ATGTACCAAACAAAGCAACGATCCCTAAAGGAAACTATGAATATTGCTGAATTGGGAACAATGGAAATACTGGAGAATGCTGCTGATCCTGAAGAACCATCACTAGATAGTCTAGATCCAGTGGTATATGAAGACTCTCCAATTGTAGAAAATTTGGAATCAGATGAACGAGACGGCGATGAAATGGCGGCGGCCCGTCCTTCTGGATACAATAAAACCGAGCATGATGATGCCGTAGGCGCATTTTTTAAGGAAATGGCGCGTTATCCGCTGCTTAAACCGGATGAAGAGGTAGAATTAGCGCGGCGAGTCAGGTTTCTCGAAGAAATCAAGGACTTACAAGAATCCTTAAGCACAGAACTGGGACAGCCGGCGAGCAAGTTGCAAGTGGCGAACCAGCTAGAAATGACGGAAAAACAACTAGAAAGCCGCTTGTATCAAGGTCGTGTAGCGAAACGCAAAATGATTCGCTCGAATTTGCGGTTGGTAGTCTCAATCGCCAAGCGCTATCTCAATCGGGGAGTACCTTTTCTGGATTTAATTCAGGAAGGAGCAATGGGTTTAAATCGCGCTACAGAAAAGTTTGACCCAGATAAAGGTTATAAGTTCTCTACTTACGCCTATTGGTGGATTAGACAAGCGATTACGAGAGCGATCGCTAATGATGCGCGGACAATCCGCTTGCCGATCCATATTGTTGAAAAACTTAACAAACTCAAAAAAGCCCAACGGGAACTCAAGCAAAAACTTTCTCGCAATCCCTCCGAAGCTGAAATGGCAGAAGCTTTGGAAATTACTGTGCAACAACTACGCCAACTACAACAACTACGGCGTCAAGCACTTTCCCTCAACCACCGCGTCGGTAAAGAAGAAGACACGGAACTGATGGACTTGCTAGAAGATGAAGATAACCAATCTCCCGAAGCAAAAATGAACGAAAACATGATGCGTCAGGAGATTTGGGAAGTCTTAGGGGACGTACTCACCCCACGGGAGAAAGACGTGATTTCTCTGCGCTATGGACTCACAACCAGTGAACCCTGCACCCTGGAAGAAGTTGGCAATATGTTCAATCTTTCCCGTGAGCGAGTGCGACAAATTCAAAGCAAAGCTATGCGGAAGCTGCGGCGTCCTCACATAGCAAAACGCTTAAAGGGTTGGTTGATTTAA